The DNA region GTCTTAGGTCTGAAGATCGCTTTCTGTACCACTGATCCCCCATCAGACTATTGATCTCCGGAGAtccctttattttttgcaaGATGTATCGCCCATTGTTCATCATGAATATTGAGCTGAGTGAAGTGTCTTTGTAAAGCCTTGATTTTGCCTCCAGATTTGCATCCAATAGATCCATAACTTTGATCATGTGTGTCTCGAAGGGTGATAGCTTATTTGATGATGGATGATGATCATTCTGAGCAGCTTGTGGATTTTGGCAGTCGAAGTCCGATCCAGTGGTTGAATCAGCTCTCTCTATCATTTGATGTTCTCTAAAGACCTGCTCTAAGGTGTCTCGGTACTCGGCTACATATTTCAGATAATTCATGATGTAGCGAGTTAAAGGATGAACTGCACCACCTGGAACCGGGGTCTTGTTTGAGTCCGCCTGGATTGAGTTTTCAAGCTCAGAAAAGATTGAAACCATGGATTCTCCTAAACGGCTCCGAGTCAATGTAGCTTCAGCCTTGAGTTCATCAGCATAAGAAACGGGAAATATTTTATCCACCAGGGGAAGAAAATCGCGCAAAGTCTCGTATAtgtcaagaaacttgaagagttTTTCAGCAGCGCGCTTTGTCATGGAAACAGCTTCAGCGAAATTAAGGAGTTGGATCATCATACCTCGAGACAAATTGCTGAGGATGTTCTCCGCAATTGATGGTTGATCCGCAAACACGGCATCAGCGAGCTTACGTTCGCTGGAGAAGAGCACATTAGTGCAGTGCCTGAATGTTACAATCCAAGCAGTAACCTCTCTCTCCAATGAATCCCAATTCATCTTTTGCACATCATCGATgctatatttttcaaaaccaaGCTTATGCAAGCTTTCCTCCAATGCTTTCCTCCGTGCTATGAAATAGACCTGACAGCACTCAGATTCATAGCCTCCTGCAATCAAGGCTTTGGAAAAATTATTCAAGGTCGTTACGATTTCTTCAGAGTAGCctggaaatttattttcttcagtAGGTGCCGCCGATTCAGGAATAGAGCCTCCTTGTTCTGCATCTGCATTAGCTGCTTCTTTATTAGGCTTGGCAGAAGGAGTTTCGATATCTGCATCAGGACTAATCTTGTAATCGTAGAGGATCGACTTGAATTCCTCCTCTATGTAGGACATTGCGCGTTGAAGAACACCATCAACGCGGCTGATTGAATAAGCATATTTGTACTCTGAAGAGAATTGACAGAGATAGGTCAATAGCTTGGAGATTCGATCTACAATATCCAAGAATGATGTGGCTACCTCCTGAGGGAGCTGGCTCCATTTGATCGGTGCATCCCCACCATCATAATCATCAATCTTGGCCTCAACAAGAACAGCAAATTGTTCCACAAACACAGGAACATCAGGAGGTTTAGATTCATCATTATCCCCTTTTAAGTTTGACGAATCAGAGATAAATTGATCGATTTCTTCGGAAACCTTTTCGAGATCAGGAGGCAAAGGAGAAGAATCTTCAGCCTTGGcctcatcttcatcatttttttcgATGTCATCTGTCTTGGCACCATCAACATCTGTTGTTTTGATGACACCAACGTCAGTTGGCAGTTCTTCAACAATCTCTGCTTCTGAAGACTTTGATGATTCATCGGCGGGAGAAGGATTAATTTCAGTTTCATCTTTCAAAGGTAACGGTTCTGGAATTTCTGGCTGTTTGTCATTGGAATTATTGTCATTGGATTTTGTTTGATCAGAAGTTTGTGTTACTTTCTCTGCATCCATGATTGTGTGTGACTAACTCAAATGTGTTTAAATTGTCTACTCAAACAAAATAGATTGGAAGAAAATCAGATCAGGAAAGGGGAGTTTTTAGGATTGTTTAATTTTGCGCAATGGTAAGAGCTGCTAAGACGAAGAAAACATGCAAAGAGAGAGCTGTCTAGGAAAATTGAcctttcattcttttcattttcttgatcCGCAAAAACTGTAAACTAATTGTGAGATGCTATTAAATTTTTTGGGATATTGAAAGAAATGCTCATATTGTCTAAGTGTTGTGAGAGTTTGGATTGGAGATGCAGCGAGCAAATCGACGAGAACTATCAAGTGTGCGGTCAAAGCTGAATACAGATGGGTGAGAGAATTGAAGGCAAGATTAATTAGTAGTTAGTTACATAAAAGAGCTTTAACTTCCACTGTTCTCCACGTCTCTCTTAACTAATATTCTAATTGCCATAAACTTGCACGAATAAAGGAGGGCCTCTACTACTGACCATGTCCTTTGGATCTAGTCTTAACTTCTCCAAAATAATATTCCATATTGATCTAATTATTTATACTCTCCCCACAAAATTGATAGAGTATTACATTTTGCTAATATGATATGTTTTAGTTTCAACACTTTCGTTTTAGCAAGAATAGTTGATCCCAAGTGGCTGGGCATTAAGAGTAAATTGATTAAGTGGAAATATATAATAGTATTGCTtttgaaataaacaaaaaggagaagtatttgattttttatgaaataagtAAGTAGAAGCTTAAGGAGCatttgttattacatctttgAATTTTCTATATTGGTACAGTAACTTCCATTTTATTAAGATCAATCATTTGATAaaattgaggggaaaaaatgaaCGTGTGCAACTTAAATTTCTAATTTGATACACTAGAAAAGGAGGCTCGACCTACAGGGAGAGTGGTGGGCAGAGATTCTCTACAATGACACTATTATAGACCAATTGAAAAAAATGGGATCACTTCCTATGGACTTATTGAGAATGATTCTGATCTAGATCATGGCCTATTAGAAGTAGAAGGCGCTCTGGTGGGATCTTCACGGATAGAAAAAAATGGCAGTCAGTTTGATAATGATCGTGTGACAAATTTTTAATTTGATACACTATCTTAAGCATGAATCTTGTAATTCAAAGAGTTCTATGAAATGTTACGACTTCCAACTAGTAATCTATTGGCGCCTATATATACGATGAAGAAGCAAAATATTGGGAACATGATACTGGCAATTTGCAAATTcgtataaataaaaaaactataCAAATAATTGGAGTTTGGAGAAATAGTAAGACCACACTGCTTTTCCTTTCGAGCCGATGGTCTATCGAAACAACCTCTCCATCCTATAAAAGTAGAGGTAAGATCTGCGTAAATCTTACCCTCTATAGACCCCACTGAATATGTTGTTTTTTGTTGTTATAGTAAGATCACATTTGTGGGATTAAGGCCAAAGTGATTCTGACTTGTTAGAGTAAACACACTTTCAAAGACATTATATTGTCACAAAATTCGAAAATCAAAATGATCTGTTATAGATACAATATCTATCCGTCTGAATCAATTAATTAAGGAACTAATTGACTTGTAACACACGCACACCACCATAAAGCAAATTGTTATATAATTCTGGTAAAGTCATACTTGATGATATATTGTAACTATCCCACatcttgaaagaaaaaaaaattatgatcaaTATAAAATAGGCACAAAAGAGTTTAGACCTGAGATATTGATAGTCACACATCTCAATctcctccttttctttctccaaatagTTTTGTTGGTTAAACTTTTTTATATGACATCTGCTTgttcaatttatttttctaaaatagtCTTTTCCCAAGAAGCTAAATGAAAAgtatatggccattttcatttGGTTTAGTCGTTTTCGGAATGCTATGTCACTGTTATGAAACAAATGGTTTTGGGAACAATGTTAGATTTAGGGAAGATTTGATGTTTGAACACGATCACTCTTGAAAAAACtggcagaaaaaaaaaaaaagggattggGTTATAACTCCTTCAGTATTTGCTTGGATCAAGATGAGCAGGCTAATTAGAATTGGGCAATTCGCATCTTGGGGTTAGTCTTAATTTTTCGGGGAATATATTTAACAtcttaatttttcaaaactaCTTCCACATGAGACGTAAAAAGGGGGGAGGGGGTGAGAAATGCACaaaaaaattttgcaaaaacaGGATATGTTGAGGGTGGTAATCAGATTTTGTCCATAGTGTAAAAAGTTTTGCAAATATTAGACTAAGGTACATAACTTCTTTGAGGACAACAAGCTACTTAAACGATGGGAAATTATATTTAATGACCTTGAATATAAGTGGTCTTGAACTTTTGATCTCCGTTTATCCCATGGCCAAACCTTCAAGGTCAAAAGTGTTGCCAAACTTGAAGTTTTTTCCACGAAGCAAGCGGGATATATACAATTGTAAATCACTCCTTAAACGAGCACAAAGATTAGAGAGCAACAGGAAATTAATCCCTTGTCATACAAATTACGCCAAGCCCATTCTCTATGTAAGAGAACACGTGCCAGGCCCATCCCGGCCCGAGTTCTGATTTCATGTTATTCTATGATTATCAATTTTGACAAAAGTGAGTCGTCCACCTTATCCAAACTCGGGGTTAGACAAATTAAGTTGTGATTTGTTATACACAAGTAGTCATGTTAAGCCCCTACTCGTTAACTTTGAACGAGTTGGATCATTTTGTCACCCAACCCACGTATTTTCACAGTATGTACAGGTGCGTATGGTAATTGGTAAACCTAGAAAAGGAATTAAGACGCCAAATGCAACAACTTTCCCATGCAGATCGAGAACTTATTATAAAGGTGTTTGATATATAATCAGATGCTAATAGGtagagaaaaagaataaaaaatgggGTATTGTCCATGCTTCCGTAGCAAGAAAAAGGGGATCAACTTGAAAACCAAGCTAAGCAACAATTACGTCCCTATTGAAGCCGCCCCCACTACCCCTATCAAGTCTGATCTTCCAGGTtctatttaatttcttttaaatctGTAATTATGTTTAATACGCTTGCTACTAAGCTCCGATTCAATCTGTTTTCGTCTTGAAATATAAAATGCTATGCTTCTACAAACTTAATGAGTTGTTCATGCAAAATAACTTTCCTTAGAATTTTAAAAGATCAAGTGAACGAAATTTGCTCAAACTCTTTCAGCCTGATGAGAGTTTACAAGTAAAATATTAGAATGTATTAATATTTGGTAGGAGATAGTCTATAATAGTTATTTCACATTTAATATGAACGTGTTTAACTGTATACAGAATGTAAAATGTTAATTTGACTTGCATGCCATTTTATTAGTGACGGTTAAAGAGAATACTGAAGTAATGATTGGGAAAAAATCTTTTAGTAAAATAATGTTAAATATTTTCTTGAGACATCTCAATTCTCAAAATGGAAAGACTATCATATAAATTTAGAGGAAGAATTGGTTTTGCTGTGTCAATGTCACAATCTCGGGTAGATAATTCAAAATTAGGGCAGGGCATAAAATACCTAAACCCGAATTACCCAAtcgaattcaagattttggtaATTTGGTATTTGGtaattcggtattcggtattcgGTACGGTATTCAGGAGTAAAATTTCAGAATTACGGTATTCGGGTTTGGTATGAGATATTACCGAATATCGAATTATCTATTGAATAAAGGTTTATCCCTAGTTATAACCCATATATCTAATAGGACCATCAATAGTCCGCCAAAGAATCCTTTAGCCCCTATGAGCTATGATCATTGTATATGACTCTGAGTATCTGAGTGACTCAAAACAAAGTAGCAAAATAGGGGCATGTAACTAGTGCTACTGCTATCTACAGTTCTTGGATAATTCATTTAGTAGCCGCATTTGAATTATCTTCTAGCCTTTTCTAATTTAATTTCCTAGATGTCTTTTAATTGTTTCAATTTGCTTTCTTGATGTCTTCTTAGTTAATGATCTTTTATTATATCGTGCTTCCACATCGAAAACAGAATTAATTAAAGGAACCGTATTAA from Lycium ferocissimum isolate CSIRO_LF1 chromosome 2, AGI_CSIRO_Lferr_CH_V1, whole genome shotgun sequence includes:
- the LOC132048412 gene encoding exocyst complex component EXO70C2, with translation MDAEKVTQTSDQTKSNDNNSNDKQPEIPEPLPLKDETEINPSPADESSKSSEAEIVEELPTDVGVIKTTDVDGAKTDDIEKNDEDEAKAEDSSPLPPDLEKVSEEIDQFISDSSNLKGDNDESKPPDVPVFVEQFAVLVEAKIDDYDGGDAPIKWSQLPQEVATSFLDIVDRISKLLTYLCQFSSEYKYAYSISRVDGVLQRAMSYIEEEFKSILYDYKISPDADIETPSAKPNKEAANADAEQGGSIPESAAPTEENKFPGYSEEIVTTLNNFSKALIAGGYESECCQVYFIARRKALEESLHKLGFEKYSIDDVQKMNWDSLEREVTAWIVTFRHCTNVLFSSERKLADAVFADQPSIAENILSNLSRGMMIQLLNFAEAVSMTKRAAEKLFKFLDIYETLRDFLPLVDKIFPVSYADELKAEATLTRSRLGESMVSIFSELENSIQADSNKTPVPGGAVHPLTRYIMNYLKYVAEYRDTLEQVFREHQMIERADSTTGSDFDCQNPQAAQNDHHPSSNKLSPFETHMIKVMDLLDANLEAKSRLYKDTSLSSIFMMNNGRYILQKIKGSPEINSLMGDQWYRKRSSDLRQYHKNYQRETWGKLLQCLNHEGLNVNGKVNKPILKERFKSFNALFDEIHKTQSSWVISDEQLQSELRVSISNMVIPAYRSFLGRFSQTFTPGRQTEKYVKFQPEDIETHIDELFDGNATPWGRKKL